One Longimicrobiales bacterium DNA window includes the following coding sequences:
- a CDS encoding TM0106 family RecB-like putative nuclease, translating to MHTTSDNRLIFSATDLSHFLACPHLSGLSRAVATGERARPPVYPDPGLEALQRRGYEHEARFLEAYRNRGLNVHEVAIDGAADMSYPERMVALAQATLAALRAGADVVYQGVLFDGEWHGRPDFLVRVDQPSELGGFSYEVLDTKLAREAKGGALLQVMLYADLLAKVQRRMPEHVQLALAGPEPRTIPFRVAEYAAYFRSVRARFLEAMRQPADPDAVPEPAEHCTICDWSGHCDGVWRDVDHLSLVAGISRSHRRALVDVGTDTLEALATLPPDATVDGIGRVTLVRIREQARIQAHGRRAQQPMHELIEPIEEGRGLALLPEPSPGDLFFDLEADQFALDTGLEYLFGYADRDGRYTGVWALDRAAEKKAFEDFIDLVMARWEEHPGMHVYHYAPYEPTALKRLMGRYGTREEEVDRLLRGERLVDLYRVVRQGVRASVESYSIKRMEPFYGYERAVDLPDANRARAHFEAWLELGGERDDPLLPVIEGYNRDDVLSTLRLAEWLERLRAGHEQRTGAPIPRPVPGSGDPSEEQEVRNVEVRALAARLVTDVPADVAERTPKQHVRWLLAQLLEFHRREDRAAWWEYYRCHELTDEELIEDRAAIGGITYDGPSGTVARSTLHRYQFAPQEHGLKAGDTVEAAGTKEALGKIVSIDDATSTFELKRGNGRPAPQPRGLVVNDIMNTTAQRQSLQRIAAAVLERGIDAGAGAAGELLLRRAPRTGQAPDSALQRDDETALDAALRVVHTLDRTVLPIQGPPGSGKTYTAARMIVAALKAGRRVGITATSHKVIGNLLENVCDAARQAGYDVKGVQKAEADQHCGCDEITCTNSNDQVAATLASGEVRLAAGTAWLWSREDMMDSVDLLFVDEAGQFSLANAVAIAPAANCLVLVGDPRQLEQPQQGVHPPGADVSAMDHLLDGAATIPPDRGLFLAETWRLHPDICAFTSEMFYDERLHARPGRDRQRIDGPTPIRGSGLIHVPVEHSGRQSESPEEARVTADLVHALLDGSSYWYDHEDVRHLLTLPDILIVSPYNLQVHALAQALPPGARVGTVDKFQGQQAPIVIYSIASSSAADAPRGMQFLFSPNRFNVATSRAKCVAVVVANPTLFAADCRTPEQMKWANVFCRFGEVAGVVGR from the coding sequence ATGCATACAACCTCCGACAACCGGCTCATCTTCTCGGCGACGGACCTCAGCCACTTCCTCGCCTGCCCACACCTCTCCGGCCTCAGCCGCGCCGTAGCAACGGGTGAACGCGCCCGGCCACCGGTCTATCCCGACCCCGGCCTCGAAGCGCTTCAGCGCCGCGGCTACGAGCACGAGGCACGCTTCCTCGAGGCGTACCGCAACCGGGGCCTGAATGTCCACGAAGTGGCGATCGACGGTGCGGCGGACATGAGCTACCCCGAGCGCATGGTCGCGCTGGCGCAGGCGACGCTCGCCGCGCTGCGTGCGGGTGCGGACGTCGTCTACCAGGGCGTGCTCTTCGACGGCGAGTGGCACGGGCGGCCCGACTTCCTGGTGCGCGTGGACCAACCGAGCGAGCTCGGAGGCTTCTCCTACGAGGTGCTGGACACGAAGCTGGCGCGCGAGGCGAAGGGCGGCGCGCTGCTCCAGGTCATGCTATACGCCGACCTGCTCGCGAAGGTGCAGCGCCGGATGCCCGAGCATGTGCAGCTCGCACTCGCGGGTCCCGAGCCACGTACGATTCCCTTCCGCGTCGCCGAGTACGCCGCGTACTTCCGCTCGGTGCGTGCGCGCTTCCTAGAGGCGATGCGCCAGCCCGCGGATCCCGATGCGGTTCCCGAGCCGGCCGAGCACTGCACGATCTGTGACTGGAGCGGCCACTGCGACGGTGTGTGGCGCGACGTCGACCACCTCTCGCTCGTCGCCGGCATCTCGCGGTCGCACCGGCGCGCGCTCGTGGACGTCGGCACGGACACCCTGGAGGCGCTCGCCACGCTGCCACCGGACGCGACGGTCGATGGCATCGGCAGGGTCACGCTCGTGCGCATCCGCGAGCAGGCGCGCATCCAGGCGCACGGCCGGCGCGCGCAGCAGCCGATGCACGAGCTGATCGAACCAATCGAGGAGGGGCGCGGCCTCGCACTGCTGCCGGAACCGTCGCCCGGCGACCTGTTCTTCGATCTCGAGGCCGACCAGTTCGCCCTCGACACCGGACTGGAATACCTCTTCGGCTACGCCGACCGCGACGGCCGCTACACGGGCGTGTGGGCGCTCGACCGCGCGGCCGAGAAGAAGGCGTTCGAGGACTTCATCGACCTCGTGATGGCACGCTGGGAGGAGCACCCCGGCATGCATGTCTACCACTACGCGCCGTACGAGCCAACTGCGCTCAAGCGGCTGATGGGCCGCTACGGCACGCGGGAGGAGGAAGTCGACCGGCTGCTGCGCGGCGAGCGGCTGGTGGACCTGTACCGGGTCGTGCGGCAGGGCGTGCGCGCCTCCGTGGAGAGCTACTCGATCAAGCGGATGGAGCCGTTCTACGGCTACGAGCGCGCAGTCGACCTGCCCGACGCGAACCGGGCGCGCGCACACTTCGAGGCGTGGCTCGAGCTGGGCGGCGAGCGCGACGACCCGCTCCTGCCGGTCATCGAAGGCTACAACCGTGACGACGTCCTCTCCACCCTCCGCCTCGCCGAGTGGCTCGAGCGGCTGCGCGCCGGGCACGAGCAGCGCACCGGCGCGCCGATCCCGCGGCCTGTGCCCGGATCCGGCGATCCGTCGGAGGAGCAGGAAGTCCGCAATGTGGAGGTGCGCGCGCTTGCGGCGCGGCTCGTGACCGACGTACCGGCGGACGTCGCCGAGCGCACGCCGAAACAGCACGTGCGCTGGCTGCTCGCGCAGCTCCTCGAGTTCCACCGCCGGGAGGACAGGGCCGCGTGGTGGGAGTACTACCGCTGCCATGAGCTGACCGACGAGGAGTTGATCGAGGATCGTGCGGCGATCGGCGGCATCACGTACGACGGCCCGTCCGGCACCGTCGCGCGCTCCACGCTGCACCGCTACCAATTCGCGCCGCAGGAGCACGGGCTGAAGGCGGGCGACACCGTCGAGGCCGCGGGCACGAAGGAGGCGCTCGGCAAGATCGTCTCGATCGACGACGCCACGTCCACGTTCGAACTGAAGCGCGGCAACGGCAGGCCCGCACCGCAGCCGCGCGGGCTCGTCGTGAACGACATCATGAATACGACGGCGCAGCGCCAGAGCCTCCAGCGCATCGCGGCCGCCGTGCTCGAGCGGGGCATCGACGCCGGGGCGGGCGCTGCGGGCGAGCTGCTGCTACGACGCGCGCCGCGTACCGGTCAGGCGCCGGACAGCGCGCTGCAACGCGACGACGAGACTGCGCTGGACGCAGCGCTCCGCGTGGTGCACACGCTCGATCGGACCGTACTGCCGATCCAGGGACCGCCCGGCAGCGGCAAGACGTACACCGCCGCGCGCATGATCGTCGCGGCGCTGAAGGCGGGCAGGCGGGTCGGCATCACCGCGACGAGCCACAAGGTCATCGGCAACCTGCTGGAGAACGTGTGCGACGCCGCGCGCCAGGCGGGCTACGACGTGAAGGGCGTCCAGAAGGCGGAGGCCGACCAGCATTGCGGCTGTGACGAGATCACGTGCACGAACAGCAACGACCAGGTCGCCGCCACGCTGGCATCCGGCGAGGTGAGGCTGGCGGCGGGGACGGCGTGGCTGTGGAGCCGCGAGGACATGATGGACAGCGTGGACCTGCTCTTCGTCGACGAGGCCGGCCAGTTCTCGCTCGCGAACGCGGTCGCGATCGCTCCCGCCGCGAACTGCCTCGTCCTCGTCGGCGACCCGCGCCAGCTCGAGCAGCCGCAGCAGGGCGTGCATCCGCCCGGCGCAGACGTGTCGGCCATGGACCACCTGCTCGACGGCGCAGCCACGATCCCGCCGGACCGCGGCCTGTTCCTCGCCGAGACCTGGCGGCTGCACCCGGACATCTGCGCGTTCACGTCGGAGATGTTCTACGACGAGCGCCTGCACGCGCGCCCCGGCCGCGATCGCCAGCGCATCGACGGCCCGACGCCGATCCGCGGCAGCGGACTGATCCACGTTCCCGTCGAGCACAGTGGGCGGCAGAGCGAGTCGCCGGAGGAGGCCCGCGTCACTGCCGACCTAGTGCATGCCCTGCTGGACGGGTCGTCATACTGGTACGATCACGAGGACGTCCGGCATCTGCTCACGCTCCCGGACATCCTGATCGTCTCGCCGTACAACCTTCAGGTCCACGCGCTTGCGCAGGCGCTGCCTCCGGGTGCGCGCGTGGGCACGGTCGACAAGTTCCAGGGCCAGCAGGCGCCGATCGTGATCTATTCGATAGCGTCGTCGAGCGCGGCGGATGCTCCGCGCGGAATGCAGTTCCTCTTCAGCCCGAACCGGTTCAACGTCGCGACGTCGCGGGCGAAGTGCGTAGCGGTGGTGGTAGCGAATCCGACGCTGTTCGCGGCGGACTGCCGGACGCCGGAGCAGATGAAGTGGGCGAATGTATTCTGCCGGTTCGGGGAGGTGGCGGGGGTGGTTGGCCGCTAA
- a CDS encoding HNH endonuclease, with protein MTDQANALDAAVRAAAFEFLRTQTALHGEILSRDVLSAGFQFDGQRVPLLGPQGIFKPAVLPEMPLSFTTVPPKHGAPPPYDDELGPDGLLRYRYRGTNANHHENVGMVKAMQRRVPLVYLFGIVPGKYIPTWPVYVVHADPQRLTFHVAVEDKRFGAAEMSQVEPEIRRSYVTRLALHRLHQASFRGRVLRAYREHCAICRLRHVELLEAAHILPDGHPRGEPLVANGLALCKLHHAAFDRHILGVSPDYVVHIRRDILEEIDGPMLQHGLKEMEGRKLVVVPGARDLKPRPEFLEERFDLFRKVG; from the coding sequence ATGACAGACCAGGCCAATGCGCTCGACGCAGCAGTCCGTGCCGCAGCGTTCGAGTTCCTACGAACTCAAACCGCATTGCATGGCGAGATTCTATCTCGCGATGTGCTATCGGCCGGCTTCCAGTTCGACGGCCAGAGAGTCCCCCTGCTCGGTCCTCAGGGGATCTTCAAGCCGGCAGTGCTGCCAGAAATGCCGCTGAGCTTCACTACCGTACCGCCCAAACACGGCGCGCCGCCTCCGTACGACGACGAGCTGGGTCCCGACGGGCTGCTCCGGTACCGATACCGCGGCACCAACGCCAATCACCACGAGAACGTGGGGATGGTCAAGGCCATGCAGCGACGGGTACCGCTCGTATACCTGTTCGGCATCGTACCGGGCAAGTACATACCCACCTGGCCGGTGTATGTCGTTCATGCGGATCCGCAGCGTCTAACCTTCCACGTTGCTGTGGAGGATAAGCGTTTTGGGGCTGCGGAGATGTCGCAGGTAGAGCCAGAGATACGGCGCTCGTACGTGACGCGGCTCGCTCTGCATCGGCTTCACCAGGCATCGTTCCGCGGGCGTGTGCTGCGAGCCTACAGGGAGCATTGCGCGATATGTAGGCTGCGACACGTAGAGTTGCTGGAGGCAGCCCACATTCTACCTGACGGGCATCCCCGCGGTGAACCGCTCGTCGCCAACGGGCTCGCGCTGTGCAAGCTGCATCACGCTGCGTTTGACCGGCACATCCTGGGCGTGAGCCCCGATTACGTCGTTCACATCAGGCGCGACATCCTGGAAGAGATCGATGGCCCGATGCTACAGCACGGCCTCAAGGAGATGGAGGGTCGCAAACTGGTCGTCGTACCAGGTGCACGGGACCTGAAACCCCGGCCTGAGTTTCTGGAGGAGCGATTTGATCTTTTCCGGAAGGTCGGCTGA
- a CDS encoding sigma-54 dependent transcriptional regulator yields MRPNVLIIDDEHNFREFLGEALETEGYGVQYASTGRMGLASARKHPPRFILLDQNLPDGSGLDLLPQLQRQRIHTSVIVITAYAEFGSAVDAVKAGAFHYLSKPLDFGRLLEILSSASSASDRSEEHESSAALAAMIGESPAMMDLKARVRRIARGPAESILVHGESGTGKELVAQALHQMSDRADGRLVSVNCAALTETLLMSELFGHERGAFTDAREQRKGVFEAAQGGTLFLDEVGEMGPRSQAALLRALEQRVIRRVGGTVDVPIDIRVVAATNRDLSVLVANGSFREDLYYRLNVVDIQVPPLRARGDDVLLLARHFSETLAQRYREQVRSITPDAAARLREYSWPGNVRELRNYVERGYAATTMTTILAGELGSGTRVLPLNNTIASSYSPGTSFQQAKQEVVDAFERSFLESALLRAGGNVTQAAADAGLIRQVLQRLVRRHGIDPDDYRH; encoded by the coding sequence ATGAGGCCCAATGTCCTGATCATCGACGACGAACACAACTTCCGGGAGTTTCTGGGCGAGGCGCTCGAGACAGAAGGCTACGGCGTACAGTACGCCTCGACCGGGCGCATGGGTTTGGCGTCTGCCCGCAAGCACCCGCCGAGGTTCATCCTCCTGGATCAGAATCTTCCCGACGGGTCCGGCCTCGATCTGCTGCCTCAGCTTCAGCGCCAGCGGATCCATACCTCTGTCATCGTCATTACCGCCTATGCAGAGTTCGGAAGCGCGGTCGATGCCGTAAAGGCCGGGGCGTTTCATTACCTGAGCAAACCGCTGGATTTCGGACGTCTGCTCGAGATTCTGAGCAGCGCATCATCCGCGTCCGACCGTTCCGAAGAACATGAGAGCAGCGCCGCGCTCGCTGCGATGATTGGTGAGAGCCCCGCCATGATGGATCTGAAGGCGCGCGTGCGACGTATCGCGCGAGGACCGGCCGAAAGCATCCTGGTGCATGGCGAATCCGGCACCGGCAAGGAGCTGGTCGCCCAGGCGCTCCATCAGATGAGCGATCGTGCGGACGGGCGCCTCGTGTCCGTGAACTGCGCAGCATTGACCGAGACCCTGCTGATGAGCGAGCTGTTCGGCCACGAGCGGGGCGCATTCACTGATGCCCGCGAACAGCGGAAGGGTGTCTTCGAAGCCGCACAGGGAGGCACACTGTTCCTCGATGAGGTCGGGGAGATGGGGCCACGAAGCCAGGCCGCACTGCTTCGCGCTCTTGAGCAACGCGTGATTCGGAGGGTGGGGGGCACGGTCGATGTGCCAATCGACATACGCGTGGTCGCAGCGACGAATCGGGATCTTTCAGTGCTCGTGGCCAACGGCTCGTTCCGGGAAGACCTGTACTACCGCTTGAACGTTGTTGACATACAGGTCCCGCCGCTCCGTGCTCGAGGCGACGACGTGCTCCTGCTCGCCCGGCATTTCTCGGAAACCCTTGCCCAGCGCTATCGCGAGCAGGTCCGCAGCATAACGCCGGACGCGGCCGCGCGGCTTCGCGAGTACTCGTGGCCCGGCAACGTCCGCGAGCTCCGGAACTACGTGGAGAGAGGGTACGCGGCGACGACGATGACTACGATTCTCGCCGGCGAGCTCGGAAGCGGGACGCGCGTTCTGCCGTTGAACAACACTATCGCGTCGAGCTACTCGCCCGGGACGTCCTTCCAGCAGGCCAAACAGGAGGTCGTCGACGCATTCGAGCGGAGCTTCCTGGAAAGCGCGCTCTTACGGGCAGGCGGAAACGTTACCCAGGCCGCGGCGGATGCGGGGCTCATACGACAGGTTCTGCAACGTCTCGTCCGCCGGCACGGCATCGATCCCGACGATTACCGTCATTGA
- a CDS encoding HAMP domain-containing sensor histidine kinase, whose amino-acid sequence MLAAALLLFAPMAFTSGVQGDGFIFTGARSLWQLQSTAYRFLFPALLLHLLILESGARPAVRRKWVWVSLYVLLAAVLGIVTRGFSSPLAWTMVGPERTIRTVAGLTMELLLVGAAWSYRRLEPDYPTTRRWLIFAAFCFGLTGVVRSGMQLVLGEHGATHAVTQINAMTLALFPPLGIAYWLPPTAHRKWWLRRWTASAGSLALTSLFGLILAGVVATVLNATGRDLQGVEWPLFALVFMAAIVFSPLLRWAHEALDQRMWAEWSVRAERLREFASSASADLEISRVADRVRLELPQLLECSSVELILTRDVAGSEELDGRSVVPGDALLPLLEEQTRWNDEVYVPVREGNGSLLGALRISLDDGRGSTPPEDALRELAAQGTATAIRYCQAFAEMRRSQVDLAEAERIAAIGSLARGLAHEIKNPLASLKMGLHLVRRDGANERRLTRLEGDIRRIDDLVVGLLRFTQDEAGETSETLDLREVVGSCVDDLRAQIEDRGVVLIENYADTELPTLGGRRQLGLIISNLLTNALEAVGEADVIEVRVEPGPHNAADILIRDTGPGIPEEVRSRIFDQDFTTKVFGTGFGLTLALRETERLGGTLFVQSDQGQGTMVRVRVPLARTAGGAESFNGNPIESTMRAAE is encoded by the coding sequence TTGCTCGCCGCGGCGCTGCTGCTGTTCGCGCCGATGGCGTTCACGAGCGGCGTCCAGGGCGATGGCTTCATCTTCACCGGCGCCCGCAGCCTCTGGCAGCTTCAGTCCACGGCCTACCGGTTCCTGTTTCCTGCACTCCTGCTCCACCTGCTGATACTGGAGTCCGGCGCCCGGCCCGCAGTCCGACGCAAGTGGGTTTGGGTGTCCTTATACGTCCTGTTGGCGGCGGTGCTTGGTATAGTGACGCGCGGATTCAGCTCACCCCTCGCGTGGACGATGGTCGGGCCCGAGCGAACCATCCGAACCGTTGCGGGACTCACAATGGAGTTGCTGCTCGTAGGCGCCGCCTGGTCGTATCGCAGGCTGGAGCCGGATTACCCCACGACGCGGCGCTGGCTCATTTTCGCAGCATTCTGCTTTGGTCTGACCGGTGTCGTCCGTTCGGGCATGCAGCTCGTGCTCGGCGAGCACGGTGCCACGCATGCGGTAACGCAGATCAACGCAATGACCCTGGCGCTCTTTCCGCCGCTCGGGATCGCCTACTGGCTGCCGCCGACAGCACACAGAAAGTGGTGGCTTCGTCGATGGACGGCCTCTGCCGGGTCCCTTGCGCTCACCTCGCTGTTCGGCCTCATCCTGGCTGGTGTGGTCGCAACGGTACTCAATGCCACTGGCCGAGACCTCCAGGGAGTCGAATGGCCGCTGTTCGCTCTCGTGTTCATGGCGGCCATCGTCTTCTCGCCGCTTCTGCGATGGGCACACGAGGCACTCGATCAGCGGATGTGGGCTGAATGGTCCGTCCGGGCAGAGCGACTTCGTGAGTTTGCGTCCAGTGCCTCGGCCGACCTGGAGATATCGCGAGTCGCGGACCGAGTGCGCCTCGAACTGCCGCAACTGCTGGAATGTTCATCCGTGGAGCTGATACTGACACGTGACGTGGCCGGATCGGAGGAGCTCGACGGCAGGAGCGTCGTCCCGGGCGATGCACTGCTCCCGTTGCTGGAAGAGCAAACCCGGTGGAACGACGAGGTCTACGTTCCGGTCAGGGAGGGTAACGGAAGCCTGCTGGGTGCGCTCAGGATTTCACTCGACGACGGGCGCGGCTCGACGCCTCCCGAAGACGCGCTGCGTGAGCTCGCCGCTCAAGGCACGGCAACGGCGATTCGGTATTGCCAGGCGTTTGCGGAGATGAGGCGCTCGCAGGTGGATCTGGCGGAAGCCGAACGCATCGCGGCGATCGGATCACTGGCTCGCGGCCTCGCACACGAGATCAAGAACCCGCTCGCCAGCCTCAAGATGGGGCTTCATCTCGTGCGCCGGGATGGTGCGAATGAACGGCGCCTCACCCGACTCGAAGGTGACATTCGCCGGATCGACGACCTGGTCGTCGGCCTGTTGCGCTTCACGCAGGACGAAGCAGGTGAAACCTCGGAAACGCTGGACCTGCGAGAGGTCGTCGGATCGTGCGTGGACGACCTGAGGGCCCAGATCGAGGACCGTGGCGTCGTACTGATCGAGAACTATGCGGATACAGAGTTGCCGACACTCGGCGGCCGCAGGCAACTCGGACTCATCATCTCGAACCTGCTGACGAACGCGCTGGAGGCCGTTGGCGAGGCGGATGTGATCGAGGTGCGGGTCGAGCCGGGACCGCACAACGCCGCGGACATTCTCATCCGCGATACGGGGCCCGGAATACCGGAGGAGGTCAGAAGCCGAATCTTCGACCAGGACTTCACCACGAAGGTGTTCGGCACCGGATTCGGGCTGACACTCGCCCTGCGTGAAACCGAACGCTTGGGCGGCACCCTGTTCGTGCAAAGCGACCAGGGCCAGGGAACGATGGTGCGTGTACGAGTGCCTCTTGCCCGAACTGCCGGTGGTGCGGAATCGTTCAACGGCAATCCGATCGAGTCGACCATGCGAGCGGCCGAATAG
- a CDS encoding M28 family peptidase has product MNVEFDRLGMRGGGSKRRDSRGSGTMHATSPRAKYCDTLSQNSTVFPVRRYVPTRYLSRRSHCNARGAHHYCCERCSTRDAVRRAVVRVSPNAASVWLRGVGLSGLAVLAVSLPVSGQATLPSALADPAVQAGLLAIENGAGEAAQLLVEIGAIESPSGQEHARAEAVAERMRAIGLTNVSVDGTPNVVGRIAGRSGRALVFVSTLDDLPMVAEHQRQATSPPQIQGSRVAGPGTNTSATTVAMLTAAQALIDAGVRPEHDLVFAAVAQEETGLVGMKQLYSDWADRAVAFVDVLGDGR; this is encoded by the coding sequence ATGAACGTCGAATTTGACAGGTTAGGAATGCGCGGCGGCGGAAGCAAACGTCGCGATTCACGTGGCAGTGGCACCATGCATGCCACATCACCGCGGGCAAAGTACTGCGACACGCTGTCGCAGAATTCAACAGTTTTCCCTGTGCGACGTTACGTGCCAACACGTTATCTGTCTCGTCGATCGCATTGTAACGCGCGTGGCGCGCATCATTATTGTTGCGAGCGGTGCAGCACGCGTGATGCGGTTCGCCGCGCTGTCGTCCGCGTTTCACCGAACGCTGCTTCGGTCTGGCTGCGGGGCGTCGGGCTTTCCGGCCTGGCCGTTCTCGCTGTCTCGCTCCCCGTGTCCGGACAGGCGACTCTGCCTTCGGCACTGGCCGACCCTGCGGTGCAGGCCGGCCTGCTCGCTATCGAGAATGGAGCGGGGGAGGCGGCGCAGCTCCTGGTCGAGATCGGGGCGATCGAGTCTCCCTCGGGTCAGGAACACGCACGGGCGGAAGCCGTGGCGGAGCGGATGCGGGCCATCGGTCTCACAAACGTGTCGGTGGACGGAACGCCCAACGTGGTCGGCCGGATCGCCGGGCGCTCGGGCCGCGCCCTGGTCTTCGTATCGACCCTGGACGACCTCCCGATGGTGGCGGAGCACCAGCGGCAGGCAACGAGCCCCCCGCAGATCCAGGGGAGCAGGGTAGCGGGTCCGGGCACCAACACATCTGCGACCACGGTCGCGATGCTGACGGCGGCACAGGCACTGATCGATGCAGGTGTGCGTCCCGAGCACGATCTTGTCTTCGCGGCCGTCGCGCAAGAGGAGACTGGACTGGTCGGGATGAAGCAGCTGTACTCGGACTGGGCGGATCGGGCAGTCGCCTTCGTGGATGTGCTCGGCGACGGCCG